A region of the Conger conger chromosome 6, fConCon1.1, whole genome shotgun sequence genome:
TGCTTTCATTCCCTCTCTGTGGTGCGATTTTTACCGGACCTTTGCACCCGGAGATGTCCAATGGCACCTTCCATCACTACTTTGTTCCGGACGGCGATTACGAGGAAAACGACGACCCGGAAAAATGCCAAATGCTCTTCAAAATGACAGACGACAGAAAATGCGGGATGGATGAAAACCAGGATTCGGTCATCCGGGATGACTTCACAATCATTAAGCGACACATAGAAGACGCTGCGAGGGTTCTGGAGGGGGTGGGTAAAAGCATATCTTACGACTTGGACGGGGAGGAAAGCTATGGGAAATACCTCAGGAGGGAGACTACGCAAATCGGCGAAGCTTTCACCAACTCCGAGAAATCACTGCTGGAACTGGAGGTGAAATTCAAGCAGAGCCAAGAGAACGAGCTGAAAGAGGAGCACCGAATCAACGACGACTTTCTGAACATGATTGTTCACACCAGAGATGTGTTAAAGGAAACACTGGACATCTCTGTCGCGCTGAAAGACAAGCACGAGTTACTCTCCCTCATTATCCGCAGCCATGGGACCCGATTAAGCCGACTAAAGAACGAATACTTGAAAGTGTGATGGGCTTTGCAGTACGCCGATGTGGGGAAATACTTTGTTTTAACTTTGTCTCTGCTTTTTACCAAATACATGAATTGCGACTAAAGGAAAATATGCTCGCTGCATAACCGATAGCCACAGGctacaataaatacattcaagaaATCACTAGACGCTAACATGAAACGTAGGACATAATTTATTTACTAAGGCTATAGGCTAGCCTTCGCCTATGAACATATACAGTCTGATTTGTGCTCGATTTCATGTCTATGGTCTAGAC
Encoded here:
- the LOC133131135 gene encoding fin bud initiation factor-like, with product MALHLLLAALLLSFPLCGAIFTGPLHPEMSNGTFHHYFVPDGDYEENDDPEKCQMLFKMTDDRKCGMDENQDSVIRDDFTIIKRHIEDAARVLEGVGKSISYDLDGEESYGKYLRRETTQIGEAFTNSEKSLLELEVKFKQSQENELKEEHRINDDFLNMIVHTRDVLKETLDISVALKDKHELLSLIIRSHGTRLSRLKNEYLKV